Proteins from a single region of Chlamydia buteonis:
- a CDS encoding PhoH family protein: MKKTMVIDTSVFIYDPEALSSFENTRIIIPFTVIEELEAFAKDRDESAKNASRALSNIRLLLERSGSHAEGISLPNGSELRIEVSSIANLANDEKRRKLLTLELLQVIAQREPMVFVTKSLGRRVRAEALGIEARDYENKRFSFRSLYRGYRELTVSTSDVENFYTHGYLDVPLDITPSPNEYFFISGGENYFALGRYHETEGRIVSLRALPDKIWGIKPLNNEQKCALDLLLRDDIKLVTLMGQAGSGKTVLALAAAMYQVFDKGNYNKLLVSRPIIPMGKDIGFLPGLKEEKLLHWMQPIYDNMEFLFSIGGMGDFSEVLQSLIEAKKLEMEALTYIRGRSLPKVFMIIDEAQNLTPHEIKTIISRAGKGTKIVLTGDPTQIDSLYFDENSNGLTYLVGKFHHLSLYGHMFLTRTERSKLAAAAATIL, from the coding sequence ATGAAGAAGACAATGGTCATTGATACGAGTGTGTTTATTTATGATCCTGAAGCCCTATCATCGTTTGAGAATACACGCATCATTATTCCTTTTACTGTAATTGAAGAGCTGGAGGCATTTGCTAAAGATCGTGATGAATCGGCAAAAAATGCTTCGCGCGCTTTGAGCAATATCCGTTTATTGCTTGAAAGGTCTGGTAGTCACGCTGAAGGCATTTCTTTACCTAATGGCAGTGAATTGCGTATAGAAGTATCTTCTATTGCTAATTTAGCTAATGATGAAAAACGTAGGAAACTTCTCACGTTAGAACTTCTTCAAGTGATCGCACAAAGAGAACCTATGGTTTTTGTTACGAAAAGTCTGGGACGTAGAGTGCGAGCAGAGGCCCTTGGAATAGAAGCCAGAGATTATGAAAATAAGAGATTTTCTTTTAGATCTCTGTATCGTGGTTATCGTGAGTTAACTGTATCAACATCTGATGTAGAGAACTTTTATACACATGGGTATTTAGATGTTCCTTTGGATATAACTCCATCACCTAATGAATATTTTTTCATTTCTGGAGGAGAAAATTATTTTGCCCTTGGTCGTTATCATGAAACTGAGGGAAGGATTGTTTCTTTAAGAGCCCTTCCAGATAAAATTTGGGGAATAAAACCTTTAAATAATGAACAAAAATGTGCGTTGGATCTTCTTTTAAGAGACGATATCAAGTTAGTTACCCTTATGGGACAAGCTGGGTCTGGGAAAACCGTATTAGCTTTAGCTGCAGCTATGTATCAGGTATTTGATAAGGGAAATTATAATAAGTTATTAGTAAGTCGTCCTATTATCCCTATGGGCAAGGATATTGGATTTCTTCCAGGTCTTAAGGAAGAAAAGCTTCTTCATTGGATGCAGCCTATCTATGATAATATGGAATTTCTTTTTAGTATTGGTGGGATGGGGGATTTTTCCGAAGTTTTACAGTCTTTAATTGAGGCTAAAAAATTAGAAATGGAAGCGCTCACATATATTCGTGGACGGTCTTTGCCAAAGGTGTTTATGATTATCGATGAAGCACAAAATCTTACTCCTCATGAAATTAAAACAATTATTTCTCGTGCAGGTAAGGGAACAAAAATTGTTTTAACTGGGGATCCTACGCAAATTGATAGTTTGTACTTTGATGAGAATTCCAATGGTCTTACTTACTTGGTAGGCAAGTTTCATCACTTATCTTTGTATGGCCACATGTTTCTGACGCGTACAGAGCGCTCTAAACTTGCTGCTGCTGCTGCAACTATTTTATAG
- a CDS encoding SH3 domain-containing protein, with protein MRTLSISMLLFAIGSGISSVSLHAAPSTSKTPAAQIDKASFSPFTGEIKGNRVRLRLAPHVDSSIVKELSKGDYVAVIGESKDYYIVAAPEGLKGYVFRTFVLDNVIEGEQVNVRLEPSTSAPVLARLSRGTEIQATSSQPQGKWLEIALPNQCAFYVAKNFVSQKGPIDIYKHREGQKKIALDLLDSAMNFAKAELQKTLDAVDLEAIYKKINLVQSEEFNDVPGLQPLIQKALEEIQDSYLSKSLTNQDNTIGKQQVSNSSSIVDNIEKPTTGSLLSRHIRKQTAIKTSPKTQGRESLELSLFKIWASMQPQENAKKLTQEAFYEEEKKKKQTFVGELEIYPHVVKNNPGDFLLKDKENTIAFVYATKIDLEKWLGKRVSVECLPRPNNHFAFPAYYIINIKEIVS; from the coding sequence ATGCGAACGCTATCGATTTCTATGCTTTTGTTTGCCATCGGGTCAGGAATAAGTTCAGTAAGCTTGCATGCTGCACCTTCCACATCAAAGACCCCCGCTGCGCAAATAGACAAAGCTTCCTTTTCTCCATTTACAGGAGAGATTAAAGGAAATCGTGTTCGTCTGCGCTTAGCTCCCCATGTTGATAGTTCTATTGTAAAAGAACTTTCCAAAGGTGATTATGTTGCTGTAATTGGTGAAAGCAAGGATTACTACATTGTTGCAGCACCAGAAGGTCTCAAAGGTTATGTATTTCGGACGTTTGTTTTAGACAATGTTATTGAAGGCGAGCAAGTGAATGTACGTTTAGAGCCTTCAACATCAGCTCCTGTTCTTGCACGCTTGTCCCGAGGAACAGAAATCCAAGCAACATCCAGCCAACCACAAGGAAAGTGGTTAGAGATTGCTTTACCTAACCAATGTGCTTTCTATGTTGCCAAAAATTTTGTTTCTCAGAAAGGCCCTATAGATATTTATAAACATAGAGAAGGTCAGAAAAAAATTGCTTTAGATTTGCTAGATTCCGCTATGAATTTTGCTAAAGCAGAGTTACAAAAAACTTTAGACGCGGTTGATCTAGAAGCTATTTATAAAAAGATTAACCTTGTACAATCTGAAGAATTTAATGATGTCCCAGGTTTACAACCTCTAATACAAAAAGCTTTAGAAGAAATTCAAGATTCTTACCTATCGAAGTCATTGACAAATCAAGATAATACGATAGGGAAACAACAAGTGTCCAACTCTTCTAGTATTGTTGACAATATCGAGAAACCTACAACAGGGTCTTTGTTATCTCGACATATCCGCAAGCAAACAGCAATAAAAACTTCTCCGAAAACTCAAGGAAGAGAAAGTCTAGAATTGTCGTTGTTTAAAATTTGGGCAAGCATGCAACCTCAAGAAAACGCTAAAAAGCTTACTCAAGAAGCCTTCTATGAAGAAGAGAAAAAGAAAAAGCAAACTTTTGTCGGTGAGCTTGAAATTTATCCTCATGTCGTAAAAAACAATCCCGGAGATTTTTTGCTTAAAGACAAAGAAAATACTATAGCATTCGTCTATGCAACAAAAATAGATTTAGAAAAATGGTTAGGAAAGAGAGTTTCTGTAGAATGCCTCCCTCGCCCAAACAACCATTTTGCTTTCCCTGCTTATTACATAATTAATATCAAAGAAATAGTTTCTTAA
- a CDS encoding exo-alpha-sialidase yields MWKGWICLIFFSPVGLYAGEIYKPCEERWLSSDNRTSGMSTIVETSGRLLVVWQDCDSNKLIGSRCDQGIWSEPYEIFPQESGLFSHPVLVRISSQEIWLFYRKQQFGESISKPYVAFSFNSGFHWLEHRLLPPGIEGTTRNPPYVDRIRNRVYIPSYSVYEIPGQELIGDSWVEIYNFFSRSWEGRIGPILGGSRNQVPIEPAIVKLTSNKLALFFRNASVEESYICMAVSTNQGISWSKLKNLPWRSYDNSISVQSGRNGKLYLFANSAPAGERLTCFSSYNEGITWNHPKLIDSGYSIDPCAYLDRQGCIHLVYTSKDVQGIQRIKYYRIKEDTLLLNCPACWILEDVKESTEE; encoded by the coding sequence ATGTGGAAGGGCTGGATTTGTTTGATATTCTTTTCTCCTGTGGGTTTATATGCAGGAGAAATTTATAAGCCCTGTGAGGAGCGCTGGCTATCTTCTGACAACAGGACTTCAGGAATGTCGACAATTGTAGAGACTTCGGGACGTCTGCTTGTTGTTTGGCAAGATTGCGACAGCAATAAGCTGATAGGAAGCCGTTGTGACCAGGGGATATGGTCGGAGCCTTATGAAATTTTCCCTCAAGAATCCGGCCTATTTTCTCATCCTGTATTGGTAAGAATTAGCTCTCAAGAAATTTGGCTGTTTTATAGAAAGCAACAGTTTGGGGAGAGTATAAGTAAACCTTATGTAGCTTTTTCTTTTAATTCAGGATTTCATTGGTTGGAGCATAGACTCTTGCCTCCAGGAATAGAAGGAACAACTAGAAATCCTCCATATGTTGATAGGATAAGAAATCGAGTATACATTCCCTCGTATAGTGTTTATGAAATTCCCGGTCAAGAGTTGATAGGAGATTCTTGGGTTGAAATTTATAATTTCTTTTCTAGATCTTGGGAAGGACGTATTGGTCCTATTTTAGGAGGTTCACGAAATCAAGTTCCTATAGAACCTGCAATTGTAAAACTAACGTCGAATAAGCTCGCATTGTTTTTTAGGAATGCTTCTGTAGAAGAAAGTTATATTTGTATGGCTGTATCGACAAATCAAGGAATCTCTTGGTCAAAACTCAAGAACCTTCCCTGGAGAAGCTATGACAATAGTATTTCTGTTCAATCCGGAAGAAATGGAAAATTGTACCTTTTTGCGAATAGCGCTCCTGCAGGAGAGAGGCTTACATGTTTCTCATCGTATAATGAGGGAATAACTTGGAATCATCCTAAGCTTATTGACTCTGGTTATAGCATAGATCCTTGTGCTTATTTAGACAGACAAGGATGCATTCATCTTGTGTATACAAGTAAAGACGTCCAAGGTATTCAGCGCATTAAATATTATAGAATCAAAGAAGATACTCTACTTCTAAATTGTCCTGCATGCTGGATACTCGAAGATGTTAAAGAGAGTACGGAAGAATAA
- the cydB gene encoding cytochrome d ubiquinol oxidase subunit II encodes MEFSLTSMLPIAWYVILVVAVFAYSLGDGFDLGLSTIYFISRADEERRVLLNSIGPIWDGNEVWLIIIFGGLFAGFPPAYGALLSIFYMPIWTLVLLYIFRGCSLEFRSKTESAKWKSFWDVTFCISGIMISFFLGVIVGNMVLGLPISPTTPYSSLSWILFFRPYTLLYGALVVCAFAIHGITFVLMKTTGELQQRIIKRFPYVLSAFLVVYLLLISTTLAIIPQIQGNSFQVGNFSGVPTYPLLILLLAMTLGCCFATKTCISRERHGCAFLYSSLNLLLLILSAVTLVFPNILFSTVDPEHSYTIYNTAASTKTLQSLLVIVLVGLPFIVAYGVYIYRVFRGKTDFPSVY; translated from the coding sequence ATGGAATTTTCGTTAACTTCGATGTTGCCAATAGCTTGGTACGTTATACTAGTGGTTGCAGTATTTGCTTATTCTCTAGGAGATGGTTTTGACTTAGGTTTGAGCACAATCTATTTCATCTCTCGTGCAGATGAAGAACGACGCGTATTACTGAACTCTATAGGACCTATTTGGGACGGTAATGAGGTTTGGCTTATTATTATTTTTGGCGGACTTTTTGCAGGATTTCCCCCAGCTTATGGTGCATTATTATCTATTTTCTATATGCCAATATGGACTTTGGTTTTGCTTTATATTTTTCGGGGATGTTCTTTAGAATTTCGTAGTAAGACCGAGTCAGCAAAATGGAAGTCTTTTTGGGATGTTACTTTCTGCATATCAGGAATAATGATTAGCTTTTTCCTAGGGGTTATAGTAGGGAATATGGTCTTAGGATTGCCTATATCTCCTACAACTCCGTATTCTTCATTATCTTGGATACTCTTTTTCCGTCCCTACACGTTGTTGTATGGAGCTCTTGTTGTTTGTGCTTTTGCAATTCATGGGATAACTTTTGTTTTAATGAAAACTACCGGAGAATTACAACAGCGTATTATTAAACGCTTCCCTTATGTTTTGTCAGCATTTTTAGTTGTTTATCTACTGTTAATTAGTACTACACTTGCCATAATACCACAAATACAAGGGAACTCTTTCCAAGTAGGTAATTTTTCTGGTGTCCCTACATATCCTCTATTGATACTTTTATTGGCTATGACTTTAGGTTGTTGCTTTGCAACTAAAACTTGCATATCTCGAGAACGTCATGGCTGTGCCTTTCTCTATTCTTCGCTGAATTTACTTCTTTTAATATTATCTGCCGTGACTTTGGTTTTCCCAAATATCTTATTTTCTACAGTAGACCCTGAGCATAGCTATACGATTTATAATACAGCAGCAAGCACAAAAACTTTACAAAGCTTATTAGTCATTGTACTTGTTGGTTTGCCGTTTATAGTTGCCTATGGTGTGTATATTTATCGTGTTTTCAGAGGGAAAACAGATTTCCCTTCTGTGTATTAA
- a CDS encoding cytochrome ubiquinol oxidase subunit I, producing the protein MDTVILSRIQFGLFIAFHYLFVPLSMGLSMMLILMEGLYLVTKKNIYKQMTWFWIGVFALTFVIGVVTGIMQIFSFGSNWARFSEYTGNVFGTLLGSEGVFAFFLESGFLGVLLFGRHKVSKKMHFFSTCMVALGAHMSAFWIVCANSWMQTPSGYEMAMHNGNLVPVMTSFWQVVFSPSSIDRYIHVVLGTWLSGIFLVISVSAYYLRKQRHIEFARKGLKLGAVTGIIVLILQLWSADVTARGVAKTQPAKLAAFEGLFKTEEYSPIYLFGYVDVKNQRVLGLPIPGGLSFLVHRNTKTPVTGLDQIPQDEWPNVQLVFQFYHLMVMLWGLMVILAIISWFAYKKRRWAVRPFFLSILSFSVLCPEICNEVGWFAAEMGRQPWVVYGLLKTKDAVSPMIRGGQVVQSLILFSLVFVCLLSLFLFLLCKKIQRGPDQNDLNEVEV; encoded by the coding sequence ATGGATACAGTAATTTTATCTAGAATACAGTTTGGTTTATTTATTGCATTTCATTACCTATTTGTTCCTTTGAGTATGGGTCTCAGTATGATGCTTATTTTAATGGAGGGCTTGTATCTAGTTACGAAGAAGAATATCTATAAACAAATGACTTGGTTTTGGATTGGCGTATTTGCTTTAACATTTGTTATTGGCGTTGTCACTGGAATCATGCAAATTTTTTCCTTTGGATCTAATTGGGCGAGGTTTTCTGAATATACGGGGAACGTGTTTGGAACACTTTTAGGAAGTGAGGGTGTTTTTGCTTTTTTCTTAGAGTCTGGTTTTTTAGGCGTATTGTTATTTGGGCGTCATAAAGTTTCTAAGAAAATGCACTTTTTCTCTACCTGTATGGTCGCTTTAGGAGCTCATATGAGTGCTTTCTGGATAGTTTGTGCTAACTCTTGGATGCAAACGCCTTCAGGTTATGAAATGGCCATGCATAACGGAAACCTTGTTCCTGTGATGACTTCATTTTGGCAAGTAGTCTTCTCTCCTTCAAGTATAGATCGCTATATTCATGTGGTATTGGGCACGTGGCTCTCTGGTATTTTCCTAGTGATTAGCGTAAGTGCGTATTATTTGCGCAAACAACGCCACATAGAATTTGCGCGTAAGGGATTAAAATTGGGTGCAGTGACTGGTATTATCGTACTCATTTTGCAGTTGTGGTCTGCAGATGTTACAGCACGTGGTGTTGCTAAGACGCAACCTGCAAAATTAGCTGCTTTTGAAGGTTTATTTAAAACTGAAGAATACAGCCCAATTTATTTGTTTGGTTACGTAGATGTAAAAAACCAAAGAGTTTTAGGCTTGCCTATTCCTGGAGGTCTTTCGTTCTTAGTGCATAGAAATACTAAGACGCCAGTTACGGGTTTAGATCAAATTCCACAAGATGAGTGGCCTAACGTGCAACTTGTATTCCAATTTTACCACCTTATGGTAATGCTTTGGGGGCTTATGGTTATTTTGGCGATCATTTCATGGTTTGCCTATAAGAAAAGACGTTGGGCAGTACGACCTTTCTTTTTATCTATACTTTCATTTTCCGTTCTTTGCCCTGAGATATGTAATGAAGTGGGGTGGTTTGCTGCAGAAATGGGAAGACAACCCTGGGTTGTTTATGGATTATTAAAAACTAAGGACGCTGTTTCTCCTATGATCCGCGGAGGACAGGTTGTTCAGTCTCTGATTTTATTTAGTTTGGTGTTTGTTTGTCTCTTATCTTTATTTCTCTTTCTTTTATGTAAAAAAATACAACGAGGACCAGATCAAAACGATCTTAATGAGGTGGAAGTATAA
- the cdaA gene encoding diadenylate cyclase CdaA, with translation MPIDITYYTTPLLEIVLIWVMLNYLLKFFWGTRAMDVVFGLLAFLFLFVLADKLHFPIIRRLMLHVVNVAAIVVFIIFQPEIRLALSRVRFHGRKFVIDLQDQFIEHLTSCIYQMSERQIGALVVLENKDSFDEFLSFSSVKINADFSEELLETIFEPSSPLHDGAVILRAETIAYARVVLPLAQDTTQLSRSMGTRHRAALGASQRTDALIIIVSEENGYVSLSRDGILTRGVKMDRFKAVLRSILTLKEQKHKPFSSWIWKK, from the coding sequence ATGCCCATAGATATTACTTACTATACAACACCCTTATTAGAGATTGTTCTGATTTGGGTAATGTTAAATTATCTTTTAAAGTTCTTTTGGGGAACTCGAGCCATGGACGTTGTCTTTGGTTTACTAGCCTTTCTATTTCTCTTTGTTCTTGCAGACAAGCTACATTTTCCCATTATTCGACGATTGATGCTACATGTTGTTAATGTTGCTGCCATTGTCGTTTTTATTATTTTCCAGCCAGAAATACGACTGGCTTTATCTCGTGTACGCTTTCATGGGAGAAAGTTTGTTATTGATTTACAGGATCAATTTATTGAGCATCTGACTTCATGCATTTATCAAATGTCTGAGAGACAAATTGGAGCTCTTGTTGTTCTCGAAAATAAGGATTCTTTTGATGAATTCTTAAGCTTTTCTTCCGTAAAAATTAACGCAGACTTTTCAGAAGAACTTCTAGAAACAATTTTTGAACCTTCTTCTCCTCTGCATGATGGAGCTGTAATCCTCAGAGCAGAAACAATAGCCTATGCCCGTGTTGTTCTTCCCCTAGCTCAAGATACAACACAGTTATCTCGTTCTATGGGGACCCGTCATCGCGCAGCTTTAGGGGCGAGTCAACGTACCGACGCATTGATCATCATTGTCTCTGAAGAGAATGGTTATGTATCATTATCCCGCGATGGAATTTTGACTCGCGGAGTCAAGATGGATAGATTTAAAGCTGTTCTAAGAAGCATCCTTACTCTGAAAGAACAAAAACATAAACCCTTTAGCTCATGGATTTGGAAAAAATGA
- a CDS encoding YbbR-like domain-containing protein: protein MDLEKMIDFFSRFFIRNWLRKVVSLGFAIIIWVLVGQTVTVTRTLNNIPVRIIDLNPDQTVLGLQSNGLLDKKVSLTITGNKNTVHDLRPTNLEVVISATGHSESWIAAIDKYNLVSLDGETNIRRDIQSVSADDIFIRLTQYVTEDITVTITTPVGSPPKGYEYLDVWPKYLIQKVSGPKEYVNALKEQGLELTFNLNKVSFEELERNRIAQGNHDEIIFPIPEEWKKILIPFGNTNTYENLNDPQADFLRLLFLKQEFIPLNLNLPVLLFFPVKYSNTFNPLAYTLEPSHPIILNQGIYQINIPLYVKDVSKLFLDVVKNNIALTVVMAPPHENNSVNWAVEFIDEKTLEDTFVQAIMAQEHGILHDFALIDETGIRHRFREYLRKLTLFGKDGFPLNLSAEISHNKVIIRSKPTETSKLHKKDW from the coding sequence ATGGATTTGGAAAAAATGATCGATTTCTTTTCTCGTTTTTTCATTCGTAATTGGCTGAGAAAAGTGGTGTCTTTGGGCTTTGCCATCATCATTTGGGTTCTCGTCGGGCAAACAGTAACTGTTACCCGTACATTAAATAATATTCCTGTGCGTATTATTGACCTCAATCCAGATCAAACTGTATTAGGATTACAAAGTAATGGGTTATTAGACAAAAAAGTCTCTTTAACGATTACTGGGAATAAAAATACAGTTCATGATCTTCGACCCACAAACTTAGAAGTCGTTATTAGCGCTACAGGACATTCAGAAAGCTGGATAGCAGCTATTGATAAGTACAACCTTGTCAGTCTCGATGGTGAAACTAATATCCGTAGAGATATTCAAAGTGTTTCTGCTGATGATATTTTTATTCGCCTTACACAATATGTAACCGAAGATATTACAGTAACGATTACGACTCCCGTAGGTAGTCCCCCCAAAGGTTACGAATACTTGGATGTTTGGCCAAAATATCTTATTCAAAAAGTTAGCGGTCCTAAAGAATATGTCAATGCTCTTAAAGAGCAAGGACTGGAGCTCACGTTTAATCTCAATAAGGTATCTTTTGAAGAATTAGAAAGAAATCGTATTGCTCAAGGGAATCATGATGAAATTATCTTTCCTATTCCTGAAGAATGGAAAAAAATTCTTATACCTTTTGGGAATACAAATACATATGAAAACCTAAATGATCCTCAAGCAGATTTTTTACGTCTATTATTTTTAAAACAGGAATTTATTCCTCTAAATCTTAATCTCCCTGTTTTACTCTTCTTCCCTGTTAAATACAGCAACACTTTCAATCCTTTAGCCTATACTTTAGAACCTTCCCACCCAATTATTCTTAATCAGGGCATTTATCAAATTAATATTCCTCTTTATGTGAAAGATGTAAGTAAACTTTTCTTAGATGTTGTAAAGAATAACATTGCTTTAACAGTTGTTATGGCTCCCCCACATGAGAATAACTCTGTAAATTGGGCTGTAGAGTTTATAGATGAAAAGACTCTTGAGGACACCTTTGTTCAAGCAATCATGGCGCAAGAACATGGAATTCTTCATGACTTTGCTTTGATTGACGAAACAGGAATACGTCATCGCTTCCGTGAATACCTAAGAAAACTTACCTTATTTGGCAAAGACGGATTTCCATTAAACCTTTCTGCAGAGATTTCTCATAATAAGGTTATTATTCGTTCAAAACCTACAGAAACCTCAAAGCTACATAAAAAAGATTGGTAG
- a CDS encoding lipid A biosynthesis lauroyl acyltransferase, with protein MLNNLRRAKQSFVDFFVYYLGITLIGIFKRIPHSLLHRFGKALGTLAFYTISDYKKTALTNLALAFPDKSFKERQSIAKHSIQHVMITVLELLAVEGLISNLNDLISIATAESRPEGFSSDEILTQKELQDTFSQLNENEGVILFCGHQANWELPFLYITRDYPGLAFAKPITNARLNKKIFSLREIFKGKIVAPKQGINSALHALQQGHVIGIVGDQALLISSYTYPLFGHEAFTTTSPALLAYKTGKPVIAISIYRNKNGYTIVPSKKLYADKSLPIKDATTSLMNKLMGFLEKGIAHKPQQWMWMHKRWKRKLHNGLKKKYAYSHILVIVNSGDLDHLGQFLSDLARLYSGAALTLALYNPTKEKIFAANLLQYTIKEFSHLETLYALPNSFPAIFDLAELPVRLHKHFKKTGSMVLYTRKALEKKISQPTAPLITAIKKFSKNF; from the coding sequence ATGTTAAATAACTTGCGTCGTGCTAAGCAAAGCTTTGTAGACTTTTTCGTTTACTATCTAGGAATAACTTTAATCGGTATTTTCAAACGTATTCCTCATTCTTTGTTACATCGCTTCGGAAAAGCTTTAGGAACTCTCGCTTTTTATACTATCTCTGACTATAAAAAAACAGCTCTTACAAATTTAGCATTAGCTTTCCCCGATAAATCTTTTAAAGAGAGACAATCCATTGCCAAACATTCAATACAACATGTAATGATTACTGTTTTAGAATTGTTAGCGGTAGAAGGACTCATTAGTAACCTTAATGATTTAATTTCCATAGCTACAGCAGAATCGCGTCCTGAAGGATTTTCCTCGGATGAAATACTTACACAAAAAGAATTACAAGATACATTTTCTCAGCTCAATGAAAATGAAGGAGTTATCTTATTTTGTGGCCACCAGGCAAACTGGGAACTGCCTTTTCTTTATATTACTAGAGACTATCCAGGTCTAGCCTTTGCTAAACCTATAACAAATGCCCGGTTAAATAAAAAAATTTTTTCATTAAGGGAAATCTTTAAAGGGAAAATTGTTGCTCCAAAACAAGGAATCAATTCTGCCCTTCATGCCTTACAACAAGGGCATGTTATCGGCATAGTTGGTGATCAAGCATTACTGATCTCTTCTTATACTTATCCACTCTTCGGGCATGAAGCATTTACAACAACATCCCCCGCTTTACTCGCATATAAAACAGGCAAGCCTGTGATAGCCATATCAATATACCGGAATAAAAACGGCTATACTATTGTTCCTAGTAAAAAGCTCTATGCTGATAAATCTCTTCCTATCAAAGATGCCACAACATCACTTATGAACAAGCTCATGGGCTTCTTAGAAAAAGGCATAGCTCATAAGCCACAGCAATGGATGTGGATGCATAAACGATGGAAACGTAAACTGCACAATGGGTTAAAAAAGAAATATGCCTATAGTCACATACTCGTTATTGTGAACTCTGGGGATCTTGACCACCTTGGACAATTTCTTTCTGACCTAGCGCGACTGTACTCAGGAGCCGCGTTAACATTAGCCCTATATAACCCTACTAAAGAAAAGATCTTTGCTGCAAACCTACTTCAATATACTATAAAAGAATTTTCACATCTTGAAACTCTATATGCTCTTCCCAATAGCTTTCCCGCTATATTTGATTTAGCTGAACTTCCAGTACGCCTGCATAAGCATTTTAAGAAAACGGGGTCAATGGTTCTTTATACCCGAAAAGCATTAGAAAAGAAAATATCCCAACCTACAGCTCCCTTAATTACAGCAATCAAGAAATTTTCAAAAAATTTTTAA
- the pyk gene encoding pyruvate kinase: MIARTKIICTIGPATNTPEMLEKLLDAGMNVARLNFSHGSHESHGQTINLLKELREKKGAPLAIMLDTKGPEIRLGKIPTPIKVARGQKITLVEKEVEGSLEVGVTLHPQCVFPFVREGTDVLIDDGYLQAVVTSVGNDWLELEFINSGELKSHKSLSIREIDLALPFMTDKDIHDLKFGVDQGVDVIAASFVRCAEDIESMRKCLADCGCEDMPIIAKIENHLGVENFPQIAKVADGIMIARGDLGIELSVVEVPSLQKFMAKISRETGRFCITATQMLESMIRNVLPTRAEVSDIANAIYDGTSAVMLSGETASGSHPIAAVKIMRSVIQETEKNLNYMSFLEINDSESAVKVSPYLQSIGLSGIQIAEKAAAKAIIVYTESGGSPIFLSKYRPRFPIIAVTPNLSVYYRLALEWGVYPMLTEESDRAVWRHQACVYGIERGILSNYDKVLVLSRGAQMKDTNNLTLTTVNDIVSASAK; encoded by the coding sequence ATGATCGCAAGAACGAAAATCATTTGTACTATAGGTCCGGCCACAAATACTCCGGAAATGCTTGAGAAGCTTTTAGACGCGGGTATGAATGTCGCCAGGTTAAATTTTAGTCATGGTTCTCATGAAAGTCATGGTCAGACAATAAATCTTCTTAAAGAGTTGCGAGAGAAAAAAGGAGCTCCTTTAGCGATTATGTTGGACACTAAAGGTCCAGAAATTCGTTTAGGAAAGATTCCCACACCAATTAAGGTAGCACGAGGTCAGAAAATCACTTTAGTAGAGAAAGAGGTCGAGGGATCTCTGGAAGTGGGAGTCACTTTACATCCTCAATGTGTATTCCCTTTTGTGCGTGAAGGTACTGATGTTTTGATAGACGATGGGTATCTCCAAGCTGTTGTCACTTCTGTTGGTAACGATTGGTTAGAGTTAGAATTTATTAATTCTGGAGAGCTGAAGTCTCACAAGTCTTTAAGTATCAGAGAAATTGATTTAGCTCTTCCTTTCATGACCGATAAAGATATCCATGATCTTAAATTTGGAGTAGATCAGGGTGTTGATGTTATTGCGGCTTCCTTTGTTCGTTGTGCTGAAGATATCGAGAGCATGCGCAAGTGCTTAGCAGATTGCGGATGTGAGGATATGCCGATTATTGCTAAGATAGAAAATCACCTAGGTGTAGAAAATTTCCCTCAGATTGCCAAAGTTGCGGATGGGATTATGATTGCCCGTGGGGATTTAGGAATCGAGCTGTCTGTTGTGGAAGTTCCTAGTTTGCAAAAATTTATGGCAAAGATCTCTCGTGAAACAGGTCGTTTTTGTATTACTGCTACACAGATGTTAGAATCTATGATTCGCAATGTATTGCCAACGCGTGCAGAGGTTTCAGATATAGCGAACGCTATTTATGATGGGACATCTGCAGTGATGTTATCAGGAGAAACGGCTTCAGGTAGTCATCCTATAGCTGCTGTGAAAATTATGCGTTCTGTAATTCAAGAAACGGAAAAAAATCTTAATTATATGTCTTTCCTAGAGATTAATGATAGTGAGAGTGCTGTTAAGGTATCTCCTTATCTTCAGTCTATAGGGCTGTCAGGAATTCAAATTGCTGAGAAGGCAGCAGCTAAAGCAATTATCGTGTATACAGAATCCGGAGGCTCTCCGATCTTCCTTTCTAAGTATCGTCCACGCTTCCCAATCATCGCTGTTACACCAAATCTGTCTGTATACTACCGACTTGCTTTAGAGTGGGGGGTATACCCTATGCTTACTGAAGAGTCGGATCGTGCGGTCTGGAGGCATCAAGCTTGTGTCTATGGTATCGAAAGAGGAATTTTATCAAATTACGATAAAGTTTTAGTGTTAAGTCGCGGAGCACAAATGAAAGATACCAATAATCTGACATTGACAACAGTAAATGATATCGTCTCAGCATCAGCCAAATAA